Genomic DNA from Garra rufa chromosome 18, GarRuf1.0, whole genome shotgun sequence:
TTTCTTTAGTAGTCTGGGTGTTGTGCAGGCCAAGAGAAACAACGCTGGCAGAGACGACCTGTGTGCGGCCACATGTACGGCCTCAGTTAACGGCTAGTTCTATCGTTGCTCTTTTCACCCTCGTTTATTTTTGCGGCAGCTTCAGATCAACTAACTAAGGATTTAACCTTTGGTATACTTGTTAAAAAGGACTATTTAAAAGACGCTCCAAATaagctttgctttttgttttagtTGGATCTCATAAATCACGATGTGGGAGTTCCGCTCTATGATGTTCTGGCGGGCCGTGTTCGCCGAGTTTTTCGGCACCNNNNNNNNNNNNNNNNNNNNNNNNNNNNNNNNNNNNNNNNNNNNNNNNNNNNNNNNNNNNNNNNNNNNNNNNNNNNNNNNNNNNNNNNNNNNNNNNNNNNNNNNNNNNNNNNNNNNNNNNNNNNNNNNNNNNNNNNNNNNNNNNNNNNNNNNNNNNNNNNNNNNNNNNNNNNNNNNNNNNNNNNNNNNNNNNNNNNNNNNNNNNNNNNNNNNNNNNNNNNNNNNNNNNNNNNNNNNNNNNNNNNNNNNNNNNNNNNNNNNNNNNNNNNNNNNNNNNNNNNNNNNNNNNNNNNNNNNNNNNNNNNNNNNNNNNNNNNNNNNNNNNNNNNNNNNNNNNNNNNNNNNNNNNNNNNNNNNNNNNNNNNNNNNNNNNNNNNNNNNNNNNNNNNNNNNNNNNNNNNNNNNNNNNNNNNNNNNNNNNNNNNNNNNNNNNNNNNNNNNNNNNNNNNNNNNNNNNNNNNNNNNNNNNNNNNNNNNNNNNNNNNNNNNNNNNNNNNNNNNCTTAGTCGGCTCTCAGATGTCCTTTTTCCGAGCTTTCTTCTACATTTGCGCTCAGTGCCTGGGGGCCATGGCAGGAGCCGCGCCCTTTATGGAGTTACACCGAACAACATAAGAGGCACATTGGCACTTAACACGGTAAGAGTGAcaccaaaaataatatttttaattttgtaattaaacatatatttttagttattttattttagaaaatcttagtatttatttaattgttattttatttttattttatatatattatatatatatatatatatatatatatatatatattatatatatataattttttttttttttttatatgaatgcACATTTTGAATTTGGGTTTTTTACAAAAATCCAAATGTATTTTAGTGGAAAATctgttttaaaaatcaaaaattgaaaaaatgaaaaatcttatttatttacagtGCTCAGTAATGCACTAATAGATCTGTATATCCATGTTGCAGTCTTACAAAtcttaattaataattttttgtacCTGTTTGTGTCTCTACAGCTGCAACCCGGCATGAGTCTCGGCATGGCGACTACAGTGGAGGTGTTTCTCACCATGCAACTGGTTGTTTGCGTTTTCGCCGTCACCGATGAGAGACGAAATGGCCGCCTTGGTTCTGCCGCTCTGTCTATTGGCTTCTCCATCACCATGGGTCACCTAATGGGGGTGAGAATGAATATTCaagtattaaaataaacatttgactgcaaaaaaaaagattgtttagtcttgtttccagccaaaatatccaaaaatccttgaatcaagaaggattttctagacaagtgaaatggtcttgttttcagaaaaaaaagaagttaaaattaagggaatttttgcttgaaataagcTAAATAATCTGGAAATGGGGTaggcaaaataatctagttttctgtttgaaataagactattttgcttgttttccctgctgaaaaaaccagcacatgctggttaggtatgttttggtgctgggatgctggttttagctggtttatgctggtcctttgctggtttatgctggccctttgctggtttatgctggtcctttgctggtttatgctggtcctttgctggtttatgctggtcctttgctggtttatgctggtctttgaccagcaacatgaccagcataaaccagcaaaggaccagcattaaccagcataaaccagcataaaccagctaaaaccagcattaaaATAGTGTGCAGCACACTAAAAATATACCATGTTTGTCTTTGAATCAGATGTACTACACTGGAGCTGGCATGAACCCAGCTAGATCTTTCGCTCCTGCTGTTATCATGAGGAATTTCATCAACCACTGGGTAAGAACTAACGTACTAACGTACTGAAACTGTCCTGAAATACAGGACTAAAATATTTATGGACTATCTTCCCTCTCTTCTGACAGGTGTACTGGGTTGGACCCATGATTGGTGGTGCTATGGGTGCCATCTTGTATGATTTCATGCTGTTTCCCCGGATGCGGGGTCTCTCCGAGCGGCTAGCCACTCTCAAAGGCAGCCGACCCCCAGAGACCGAGAACCAGCAGGAGAACCGCGGGGAGCCCATTGAGCTGAAAACTCAAACCCTATGAACCTGCTTAGAACCTGTGGACCGAAATCTGTCTCTACCTCTCTACCTCACTCTACAGACCTTCTCGCCGCCTCAAGCATGTTAATACGCCTCAGTTAATAAACTAACGCACTGAGGGTCGCATATTCAAGCAAAAAATATTACCAAGTACAATACTTTGTTTAGTATTCTAGGTTTGTTGCTAATCAAGGCAGGGCAAGGGGCGGAGCTGAGGCAGGGGGTTAGGTGGGTGTGGGAGGGGCTAGAACTATTTATTTAGGCATGCATTTCACTTTTCATCTGACTTCACTTAACACTTTCATTCATTTTCGTTTTCTACAACAACAAGATGTGGATGTATGCAACTTAACCAGGgtttcacttttttttcttaatttcatGTGGGTGTGCAAGTGAGTGCAAATCGTGGGTcattttgtgtgtgcgtgtgtgagagagagagaaaacgtgCCCAGGTATGTACATGTGTTAagcttgtgtgtatgtgtgagtgtgtctgtCCGCTATGCAATTATTTTG
This window encodes:
- the mipb gene encoding LOW QUALITY PROTEIN: major intrinsic protein of lens fiber b (The sequence of the model RefSeq protein was modified relative to this genomic sequence to represent the inferred CDS: inserted 1 base in 1 codon); this translates as MWEFRSMMFWRAVFAEFFVGSQMSFFRAFFYICAQCLGAMAGAXALYGVTPNNIRGTLALNTLQPGMSLGMATTVEVFLTMQLVVCVFAVTDERRNGRLGSAALSIGFSITMGHLMGMYYTGAGMNPARSFAPAVIMRNFINHWVYWVGPMIGGAMGAILYDFMLFPRMRGLSERLATLKGSRPPETENQQENRGEPIELKTQTL